ACATGATGGCCACATACACAATGTAGGCGCCGGCCAGCAGAAACCCCGGCACCATCGCGGCGCGGTACATGTCGCCGATGGACCGGCCCAGCTGGTCGGCCAGGATGATCAGCACCAGCGACGGCGGAATGATCTGCGACAAGGTGCCCGAGGCGGCGATCACCCCGCTGGCAAGCCGCCGGTCATAGCCGTAGCGCAGCATGATCGGCAGCGAGATCAGCCCCATCGAGATCACCGAAGCCGACACCACCCCGGTGGTGGCCGCCAGCATGGCGCCCACGAACACCACCGCGAAGGCCAGCCCCCCGCGCACGGTGCCGAACAACTGCCCGATGGTCTCCAGCAGGTCCTCGGCCATGCCCGAGCGTTCCAGCACCAGCCCCATCAACGTGAAAAACGGCACCGCGAGCAAGGTGTCGTTGGAGATGATGCCGAACACCCGCTGCGGCAGCGCCTGGAACAGCGCCGGCGTCAGCAGCCCCAGCTCGATTCCGATCAATCCATACAGAATGCCGTTGGCCGCCAGCGCAAAGGCCACCGGAAACCCCAGCAGCAGAAACACCACGAGCGTGGCGAACATGATGGGCGCCAGATTGGCGATGAAGAATTCCATTTTTCAGTTATCCATGGTGCTACACAGTGCCCCGCGCCGCGCCCGACGACGCCGCGACCGGCCCCGCCGATCCGCCAGCGCCGCCCCAAAGCGCAGGTTCGCCGCACAAATCCGATCTATTCGCACAAGCCCCACCAGAACCCGTTTCGCCACCCCACCACCGCACCTGCACGACGAAACGCAGCCCCTCCGAAACGCACCTCTCGCAACCCCACCCCGTCCCACAAGAACCAGGCCCCCATCGGGGCGCCGCGGATCCGGCTCCGCCGGTCCGCAGGCGCGCCCCCTTGAGGGGGAAGCGCGGAAGCGCTTCGGGGGTGGGCCTACCCCCGCCCCCTTGAGGGGGAAGCGCGTCAGCGCTTCGGGGGTGGGCCTTACACGCCTCTGGACTGGGCCTCGCGGGCGATTTCTTCCGCCAGCTCTTCCTCGGCCGATTTCGCGACATCGCGCCGCATCGGATCCTCGCAACGTCCGAGCAGATAGCCAACGCACTTGATCAGGTGCGAGATCCCGGCCAGCACCAGCAGCGTGAAGCCGACCGGAATCAGCAGCTTGACCGGCCAGCGCACCAGGCCGCCGGAATTCGACGACTGTTCGTTGGTCAGCCACGACTCGGTGAACACCGGCCAGGACAGCACCAGAATCAGCACGCAGGCGGGCAGCAGGAAAAACAGCACGCCGAAGATCTCGATCCAGATCTGCTTGCGGCGCGACAGGCGCGCGGACAGGATGTCCACCCGCACGTGCTCGTTTTTCAGCAGGGTATAGCCCGAGGCCAGCAGGAACATGGCCCCGAACATGTACCACTGCAGCTCCAGCCAGGCGTTCGAACTGGTATGCAATACCTTGCGCACCACCGCGTTGCCCGCGCTGACCAGCACCACCAGCAGCGTCACCCATGTCACCGCGCGGCCCACGCGCAGGTTTATCGCGTCGATTAGACGCGATAAGGCAAGTAAAGCCTTCATCACAGCTCGCTTACTTTCCGTCGCGTGGAATCGTACCCATGTAGCCGTCGTAACTGCCGTCGGCAACTCGGAACCACGGGATCTCGTTGTCGCGGAAGGCCACCATGTCGTCGTAGATTTTCTTGAACATGGCGCTCTTCTCGCTCATCTCCTTGTAAACCTTCAAGGACTCGGCGTAGCACGCGTCCATGACAGGCTTCGGGAACGAACGCAGCACCGCGCCATTTGCGATCAGCCGCCGCAGCGCGGCCGGATTCTCGGCGTCATACTTCGCGATCATGTCGTTGGTGGCAGCCGCCGCGGCCTGCTCCAGCACGGCCTGATAGTGCTTGGGCAGCTTGTTGTAGGCGTCCTGGTTGACGTACAGGGACACCTGCAGCGTGCCTTCCCACCAGCCCGGGAAGTAATAGTATTTCGCGACTTTATTGAAGCCGAGCTTTTCGTCGTCGTAGGGCCCGATCCACTCGGCGCCGTCGATAGTGCCTTTTTCCAGGGCGGGATAGATATCGCCACCCGCGATCTGCTGGGGCACCACGCCCAGGCGCGACAGCACCGCGCCCGCGAAGGCGCTCACGCGGAACTTCAGCCCTTTCAGGTCGTCCACCGTCTTGATTTCGTTGCGGAACCATCCGCCCATCTGGGTGCCGGTGTAGCCGCAGGGAAAATTGACGATGTTGTAGTTCTTGAACAGGTCCCGCATCAGCTTCAGGCCGTTGCCATGGCGCATCCAGGCGTTCATCTGGCGCGTGTTCAGGCCGAAAGGCACCGCCGCGTCGAAGCTCAGCGCCGGGTCCTTGCCGAAGTAGTAATACGAAGCGCTGTGACCGCATTCCACCGTGCCGTTCTGCACGCCATCGAGCACCTGCAGGGCCGGTACGATCTCGCCTGCGGGAAAAGCGCGAATGGCGAACTTGCCACCGGTGGCTTCACCCACGTACTTGGCCAGGTTTTCGCCGCCGCTGTAGATGGCGTCGGCGCTGCGCGGGAAGCTGGATGCCAGGCGCCAATGGATGGTGGGCGCGTCCTGGGCAAAAACCGGGGAAGCGAGCGTGGCGCTACCGGCGGCCGCGCCCAACGCGGCGTTTTTCAGGAACGAACGGCGTTGCATTGCGGGTGTCTCCTGGGTGTAGGAAGAAATCGTCTTGCGCGGCGCCGCCCGGGTAGGACGGCCGCGGTCATCTTTTTGTGCACAGAGCTTTCAGGGCCCTGTCATTCCGGGTCGGAATCTTAAGGGCGAAATTGCCGTCCGCGCGCTTGCGGATAACCCTTAAATCATTGTTACAGCTGCCGCCGTAAAAACAGGGACGTTTCAAGGCGCGTCTTTGGCGTGTCCCGCACGTCACCCGCGTCACTGCCGTCAGTCCACCGCTCGCTAGAATGATTCTCCACTAAAACAAAGACGCCCCGGCAGGGGCGATGGAGAGCCCCCCGATGAGACGCCATTTCGCCCCCGCCTGCCTGGCTATCGCCCTTTCGTCGCTTGGCGCCGCGGCGGCCGCGCAGACCGCGCCAGGGCAACCTGCGCCGCCCGCCACCCCGAACGCGACGTCGGCGTCCTCCGCGGCTCCTTCTTCCGATGCGGGCCACGGCGGCGCGGGCCTAGCCGCTTCCCAAGCGCCGGACGCCGCGGCCAAACCGGCCGCCGCCCACCGGCGCGACGAATTCTTCTGGCTGGGGGAAATCAACAAGGCCACCGCCGTGATCAATACCGATCAAGGCCTGCTCGACAAAGCCATGGCGCCGCAACTGGCCGCCGCGGTCGCCAAAGTCATTCAGGATGGCAACCAGCCGGGCGGCAAGCGGCCGTCAACCGTCATCACGTTCGAACCGCTACTGATCAAGGCCGGGGGCATGGACGTCACGCTGCTGCACGCAGGCCGCTCCAGCCAGGACATGCACGCCACCTATCGCGCCGCCATCCTGCGCGACAAACTGCTGGAGCTGGCCGACCAGCTCAACATCACGTCGGCCACCCTGGTGGATCTCGCGGCCAGGCATGCCGGCACTATCGTCCCCAACTACACCAATGGGGTTGCCGCCCAGCCGAACAGCTACGGTCACTACCTGTTGGGCCATGCCGCCGCGCTGGACCGCGATGCGCAACGCATTCGCGAAGCCTACGCGCGCATCGACCGTTCCCCTATGGGCACCACTGTCCTGAACGGCACAAGCTGGCCCCTGGACCGCCAGCGCATGGCGGACTACCTGGGCTTCAGCCGACTGGTCGACAACGCCTACGACGCGTCGCAGATTTCATCCATGGACGAGCCGGTGGAGGTTGCGTCCATCGTCACCAGCATCGCGCTGCACACCGGCAATTTCATCGAAGACATCATGACGCAGTATGCGCAGTCGCGGCCGTGGATCCTGCTGCAGGAAGGCGGCGGCAACACCTATGTATCCAGCGCCATGCCGCAGAAGCGCAACCCCGGGTTGCTCAACTCGACGCGCAGCGATGCGTCCACGGCGCTCACGCTGGCGATGGGCCCAGTCATCCAGACGCACAACATCACCCCCGGCATGTCCGATCCCAAGGAAGTGGCGCAGAACTCGGCCATGGTGGACAGCGCCATCAAGGCCTTGAAGAAGTGGGATCGCGTAATGAAAGCGCTGGTCATCAACCCCGACCGCGCCCTGGAAGAATTGAACAGCGATTGGACCGCTTCCCAGGAACTGGCCGACGTCCTGATGCGCAAGTACCAGCTTCCCTTCCGCGAAGGCCACCACTTTGCTTCGGAAGTCGTGGAATATGCACGTCAGCACGATATCAAGCCGCTGGACTTTCCCTACGCCCAGGCGCAGCGCATCTATGCCGAGACCGTGAAGGGCACCCGGTACCCGCAGGCGCTGCCGATGAGCGAGGCCGAATTCCGGTCTACCCT
The sequence above is a segment of the Bordetella genomosp. 9 genome. Coding sequences within it:
- a CDS encoding TRAP transporter small permease subunit; the protein is MKALLALSRLIDAINLRVGRAVTWVTLLVVLVSAGNAVVRKVLHTSSNAWLELQWYMFGAMFLLASGYTLLKNEHVRVDILSARLSRRKQIWIEIFGVLFFLLPACVLILVLSWPVFTESWLTNEQSSNSGGLVRWPVKLLIPVGFTLLVLAGISHLIKCVGYLLGRCEDPMRRDVAKSAEEELAEEIAREAQSRGV
- a CDS encoding TRAP transporter substrate-binding protein gives rise to the protein MQRRSFLKNAALGAAAGSATLASPVFAQDAPTIHWRLASSFPRSADAIYSGGENLAKYVGEATGGKFAIRAFPAGEIVPALQVLDGVQNGTVECGHSASYYYFGKDPALSFDAAVPFGLNTRQMNAWMRHGNGLKLMRDLFKNYNIVNFPCGYTGTQMGGWFRNEIKTVDDLKGLKFRVSAFAGAVLSRLGVVPQQIAGGDIYPALEKGTIDGAEWIGPYDDEKLGFNKVAKYYYFPGWWEGTLQVSLYVNQDAYNKLPKHYQAVLEQAAAAATNDMIAKYDAENPAALRRLIANGAVLRSFPKPVMDACYAESLKVYKEMSEKSAMFKKIYDDMVAFRDNEIPWFRVADGSYDGYMGTIPRDGK
- a CDS encoding argininosuccinate lyase, whose protein sequence is MRRHFAPACLAIALSSLGAAAAAQTAPGQPAPPATPNATSASSAAPSSDAGHGGAGLAASQAPDAAAKPAAAHRRDEFFWLGEINKATAVINTDQGLLDKAMAPQLAAAVAKVIQDGNQPGGKRPSTVITFEPLLIKAGGMDVTLLHAGRSSQDMHATYRAAILRDKLLELADQLNITSATLVDLAARHAGTIVPNYTNGVAAQPNSYGHYLLGHAAALDRDAQRIREAYARIDRSPMGTTVLNGTSWPLDRQRMADYLGFSRLVDNAYDASQISSMDEPVEVASIVTSIALHTGNFIEDIMTQYAQSRPWILLQEGGGNTYVSSAMPQKRNPGLLNSTRSDASTALTLAMGPVIQTHNITPGMSDPKEVAQNSAMVDSAIKALKKWDRVMKALVINPDRALEELNSDWTASQELADVLMRKYQLPFREGHHFASEVVEYARQHDIKPLDFPYAQAQRIYAETVKGTRYPQALPMSEAEFRSTLDPVAIVKNRATAGGPQPAEMDRMLKDARDRLAAQAAWISQHREHIDDALARLDKDFDRLLDSGKDSPDQPASGNAGFHATSHK